Sequence from the Bremerella volcania genome:
ATCGCAAAAACGTTTCGCATCCCTGACGATTTCTCGAAAGAGTGCCGAAGTATCACGACGACGATTTTCTTTCTCCATCATTTCGTGAGCGATGCGAACACTAGAACGGGGACCGTACCAAGCCGCTGCGGCTGCAATCAACGTCACCAAGAGAGTGAGCAAGAACTGCCAGTTCAATACGAGCCAGTAGAGTGTCCAAAAGCCTAGATAATTGATCTTCACGAGAATCCAAGGATTATCCTTAACGACCAAAGCAACTACACCGACCGCCAATAGAGAAAGCATTAGAACACTAAACCAATGCTTGCGAAGTTGAGCAAAGATTGACACAGCGAGCGAAGCCTCTTGAATTGCCGATTTCTCAGAAAAATAAAAATACACAATAGCTAGGAGTGTAGGGCTTGCGGAATGGCGTCTGGACTCGCCTTAAGCATTTTTCAAAATCCAGCTTTGCCCGAACTAGCCCAACTACCGAGCCCGATATCATCCCCAATATGTGAGCCCATATCAATCTTGTAACTGTATTCGTTTTCTCTCCCCGATTCTTAGGCCCCCGGGCTTTCTTTTTGAGTGGTGAAGGGTTGAGCGGATCGGCAGCGTAAGAGGTAGACACGCTGTCGGTCCTGCTCCCCGCTCTTTATGTCCGAGTATGTCATTTAGGGTCTCTCTCTGTTTTGGCTGTTTCTGGCTGCTAACTCACTGGTTTTTTCGCTTGCTAGCCTGTTCCATTTTGGGTACACTCCATGTGAGACACCAACCAAGCCCAAGCGAGTGAGTTCAAGCCATGAAAAAGGTAGCCTGTTACGTCAGAGTCAGTACCGTAGGCCAAAATTCAGCAAGCCAGAAACGGGAGATAACTCGTTGGCTTAACGGTAACGGTATCTCTCCCGAGTCGGTTGTTTGGTTCTCTGATAAAGAGTCTGGCGATTCTCTTGCCCGCCCCGAATTCGAGAAGCTTCGATCGGCTATCTTCAACGGGGAGGTGGGAACCGTCATTGTTTGGAAATTGGATCGACTCTCCCGAAAGTTGCGGGATGGGATCAATACTCTCTGTGATTGGTGCGAAAGCGGCTTGCGGGTTGTCTCGGTAACTCAGCAACTCGACTTCTCAGCGGCGACGGGAAAGCTTGTAGCGTCGGTTCTGTTTGCCGTTGCCGAAATGGAGCAAGAAACCAGACGGGAAAGGCAAGCCGCTGGAATTTTCGCTGCGAAGGAACGGGGCGTCTACCAGGGCAGAAAACCGGGGACAACGAAAGCCAAGCCAGCTAGAGCCCAAGCTCTCAGAGAAAAGGGCCTCACTCATGAAGAGATAGCTACGGCAATGGGAGTAAGCCGTAGCACGGTCATCCGATATCTGGGCTGAATTGTATAACGGTGGGGAGAATCACTTCCCGCACATATACGCGGGCACTCAGAATTGAGATTTTGAAGCACATTGCCGCTATTCTTCTCGTGACAGCCTCGGAATGCGATACGTCATATCCATGACGCCATAATACATAGTGATGAAAATGGGAACCCACCATTGCTCAATTAGACAAACTATCGCGGTGGCAGGAATCGAGACTGCTACCACAACAACAAGTCCGCTTACCATGGTTTTCCAGGGAATCCCCCGACTTTCACTTAAGACAGACGTTCCCTCAAGTCGATGATGATTAAGTATCGTCCTATCCTTGCTTAGAAAAGTTGGTCGTAACTTCTCTAATGGATCGACGCTACTCGGGAAAAACTTTAGGTGCTTTCGATATTTCTTGTTTTTTGTCCTCCCGCCCGATTCTCGGGCCTCCCGCTCATCTTTCGGGCTCCAAACGTGTGGAGCCTGTCACCGTGCCAATAGTGCCAATAGTGCCAATAGTGCCAAACGTGCCATTTTCCAAACCTGGGGAAAAGTCCGTTTTTCCCGGGCTATAGCTAGATACACCCCCTAAAGGTGTTGTGAATCAGTACGGTGATCGAGCCACCGCGTGTCACTCCTCATCTTCGAAGTGGTGAAGGTGGTCATCCAGGTCTAATTCTGGGACTGGGTCCTCCCATTCCATCCAGCTTTTATCTCGAAACTCGGGGGATCGAATGCCTATCAAACCCGAATAGCGTTCTTCAATCGCTTGGATGACCGGTCGAACGTTGGCAGGATCGGCAAACCAATAGACTTCCTCGGCGTTATAGCTGAAGTGTTCCGGCCCGAAATAGATTCCGCCATGCTGCTTGGCTACCTCATCGACGTACTGACGGGCTTCCTCGCTTTCGGACGCCTCCAAACGTGTGAACTCGAAAGAGGGCGTCTGAGCGAATAGCGAGTACCAAGCTATAATCCGGCCTGTCTCGGAATGTCGAGACATGAACTCACGGCAAACTTGGTTCGCTGCTTCAATCGTCTGGAACTCGGCAACAACTTCAAACGTGCGGAGGAACTCGGGAGACTCGGCTAGTTGCGTTTCGTTGCCGTCCTCGTCGATGGTCAGATGATCCCCAAAATCGACTTGGGGAGAACGCTCCTCAGATTTAATGATGCCTCCGGCATCCTGGCAGAGCTTCACTAGGTCCCGAGACGCTTGCTCAAAAGCGGGATCGGGGAAAGCTTCATCCAAAAGCCGAGCACACTTGGAACGTCGCGTAAGTTCGATGTCTGCGGGCAGATCGCTGCCAACGTAGTTAAGAATCGAGAACTCCCGAACGATGCGAGAACGCTCTTGCTGCTCCTCCAGCACTTCCTCTTGGAGTCCTTCCCCCATGTCTTCCAGCAATGCCTCAAAGTGACTCGCCAAGTCAAACAAGCACTGTAGACGGGCTTTCTTCCAAACGTCGTCAGAGCCCACAATTTGACCTTCTCGCTTGAGTCGGTCGAACTCATCCCAGATAGCCCGCTTCACCTCCCGTTCTGCTACCTCGGAAAGCTTCTCGGCAATTTCCGGCCCCATCGACCGAACGTGTTGAGAGATGCTCTCTTGAAATTCATCGGGGGAAATTACGTTAGCCATTTTTCACTGACTCCTGACAAAGTTCAAAGTTACTCGCTACAAAGCTGGGACAGTTTACAAAGTGGTTCGATTTCCTCAAAATGCCCGAGTGGCCGATTTCAACAGATCGGCCCCAGCAAGCCGTATCAGAGCCAAACCGGGAGAAAGGCAAATGAGTGAGGGTGATTTCATAGACGATCTCTCCGAAGAGGATGAGGCTATTCTCGATGACATCTGGGAGGAGCTTCGGGGCGAACCTAAGTAGCCATGCCTGGCTGTAATGTTTCCGGATGTTTTAGGGGTGTGGCCGGCGTATCTTCCTCTCCTCTTCGTAAAGGGAATTCCCTCTCCCCAAAAACATCCCCTTCACCCGATAGGGCAATCGCGTACGCGGTTGCCGTTCCAGATTCCTTATCCCGTTCCATTCCATATCAGGTTTAGTTCCTTATAGTTGTGCCAATTTGGACCATGAATTGATTTTGCAGTGCCAATATGGACCGTGAATCGTTTTTTGTTGTGCCAATTTGGACCGTGAATTTTGGACTCCAAACGTGCGGAGTTGTTGTGCCAATATGGACCGTGAAAGCATGGGATTTATTTCATCTTCGGCTTATAGGCGAACGGCTCGGGGAAGCTCTCAATTGTTGCCTTGATAGTTGACCCCTCGGGGGCGAGTGCCGAGAACTCCCGCCCCAGTCGGTTCACAACGTCCCGGAAGGTGAGACGGCCCTCGGATTCGCAAACCACCTCCCGAACGTATGAGAGGGCGAAATCAAGCTGCCTGCGGGATGTCTCGTAGATCGACCAAGCGTCAAGCACACTGCCCGTAGTTGGCTCGGTTCCGAACCGTTCGAAGTGCGACTCCCGCCAAACGGCTAGGATCGCTTGCCCGATGTCCTCCCGCTCTTGTCGGGAGTTGGGGAAGTCGTACCGGTTGCTAGGATCACTGACGCAATAGTTTCCCCGCTTCATCGGTGCCCGCTTAACCTCCCCGATGTCAGCAATGAGCGACGATGCACGCTTCCAAGTCGTAGCCGTTCCGCCAATGTTGGCAGTGATCGTATCGAACGAGTCGACACAATAGCCCGCTTTATGGCCCATGCGGAAACGGTAGTAGGCAAGCAGAACTAGCGGGGTAGCTAGGTTGTTATCGTTCATCCCGGCATGGCGGGAGAACCAGATTTTCGGGAGGAGAAGAAAGTTCTCGTCTGATCCCGCTTTGAAGAGCTTCCGAATCTCTGGGGCTAGTCGAATCTTGGCGGGGGATCGACGGCTTACCCGCTCGATTGTGATTGCCCCCGCTTCCTTCAATTCGGCTAGGTGACGCTTGAACGTGCGGGGACGAATACAAGCGTGCTTGGCTATGTTGTCTTGGGCAAAGTTGGTCGATCCTTTTGAACGCAACTCTGGGACGTTCCAGAGGGCGGCTAAAGCATGCGTACGCTTGACGCCAATTGCCCGAAGCAAAGCCCAAGGAAGAACGAGAGAACCGTCTTCCTCGGGATAGTCGGGAAGATAGCGGGAGGCAATCCGTAGATCGACCGTCTTATACCACCCGCAATCATAGACAAGCTGCTTTGAGTTATAAGGTTCTATTGGTATAATATGCGAGTCCATTTTGCCTCTCTCCCAGTGGTAAGAAATTCCTGGTGGACATGCCCGTAGCTACTGCAAATAGCTGCGGGCTCTTTTTTTGGTTAGCCGATAAACTTGCCAGACGTAGCGTATCGAATTGCTTGGGCTTGCTCTTCAAGTTGCTTGTTTAGCTCTCTGGCGACGAAATCAGAATCATCGATTCTGGGAGCTTGCTCGATTGCCTCGATACGCTGATATCGTTCAACCATGTTCAAATCATCCCATGTTTTACCGGGTGATTCGACGGCAACGACTTGTTGAGCCCTTTGACGTTGCCGAGCAAATTTGAGCATTCGGCATACTGTCGGCTGATTGAGAGGAGCACCGGTAGAAGTCCGTATTCCTTCATCGTTGAGCACCCTAGCTGCTTCCGCCTGGGTGTAGCCTTGGTCGATCAATTCCAAAAGGCGGGGGAAAGCGTGCTCGTAAACCGCCAAGAACCGCAAGCTATTACCTTCGGGCATATCACCTCTCCTTATAACATTGCTATCGGACTATCAGTCAACCAGGGTATTATACGGCTAGCGTATCCCATGTCAATTCTTCAGGACTTCCGAAACAACAGATACGCACTTTCTTAATTATTCCGGACTCGGAAAAATATCCTATCCAACCGTGAGGACAAACAAAAAAGCCCGGGAGCTAACCGGGCTTAAGAAGGGGTAAAGTTGCGGGGAGGGTTCAAAACCCGAAGAGACTTTCTAGCTTGTCGGTCTCGATAAACAACTCCCGAAAGTGTCTTTCGACATAAGCTCGCTTCATGCCGCCCTCAGAATGAGCCAGAAACAACTCGGTTAGATCGGGCCGGACCTTCTCTATCTCGTTCGCTGCAGTCTTTCTCAGGTGCTTGAAACTTCGCTTTTCGTCAGCAAGCCAATTCTTAATTAGTCGTTCCCGCTCGGCTCGTCGCTCTTCCTGAATCTCTCGCCACTGCTCCATTGAGATATCACCGTTGACCCCTTCCCGCTTGAGAGAAAACGTCTCAGGGTATCGGCTTTCAAGCTCTACCTTAGCAAGCTGTCTCTTTGCCCGAGTAAAGGCAAGCCGAATTGCGTCATTCGTTGCGAGCTTGCCGTTTTCGTTTACGGTTTCAGCGTAGAGCGGTGCTCCATTGTTGCCAGTGAGTATTGGCCCGTCTGCTTGGCAATTCCCAAGCTTCATAAGTAGCTTTAGGCTAGACGGCCAAAGTCTTGCCTTGCCATAGACCCCAGTCTTATTTCTCGCACGGGTAACGATTCCCGTTTCCCAGTCGATCATATCGGGCTCTAGAGTTGCTATGTCCTTCTGGGTGTACCCAAGATTGAGTGCCAACATGATGAATAACCGAGTCCGGATAGGCGAATTCTCGGACAGCTTCCGAACGTCTGACACCTCCCAGAATATCGGCTTGGGTTTGTCGAGCTTCACACGCCCGTAGGTTTTCAGGTCCTTGGGCAGTTCTGCCAGAATGTTTTGATCAACCAACCAATGCAGCCACTTTGAAACGGCGTCGAGTCTTTTCTTAAGGGTTGCCTTGCTGATTCGGTATTGGGGGTTTTCGTGGTCGATGAATTCCCATTGCTTGTCTCGGTAGAGATTGAGCATCGACGGGGATATCTGGTCGATGAAAACAACCGTTGGATAGTTCGCAATGATGAAGTTGCGGAAGACTTCCAACTTTGCCCGATCTTCGGACCATTGCTTAAGTGAAAGCTCTCCCCGCTCGGCTTGGGCTTTCCGCTGATCTAGCCACGATTGAGCCAAGGTCCCTATTCGTCGCTCTCCAGTGTACGGAACAGTTTTCCCGTTGGTTATCAATAGCTCGGGGTGAAGCGATGCCCCAATCCCAAACGATTCAATCCAATCCGGCGTATCGTCATAGCGTGCGGGAGTCGGTTCGATCTCTTCCCGTTTCGGTGCGGAAGAGATGGCAACGTTCGATTGTTGCCCGTTTGGTGCTTCCGGCATGGGTGGAAAGTAAGCGGGGGCAGAGACAACAACCTGATTCTCAGGAATGAGTGCCCCGGTCCTGGTGTACGGATCGGGACCTAGCCCGTCGATGCTTGCTTTCAAACGCTCCCATTCTCTCAAGGCAGCTTCGTATCCTTCCCGATCTCGCTTGCCGTTTGTCTCGGTTTTCAAATAGTACGTTCGGCCTAGGTATCGCTTTCTCCATTTCCCAGCGTTTGGAACCCAAGTGAGTTGATACTTAAATGGCATGACTTTTCCCTCAAAATTTCCGACTTGTGGGGGCCGGTGAGGGCAAGATTGTAGAGGGACTCCGGGTTTACTCCTAATGGCCGAAAGCCCGATCTCAACAGATCGAACATGACCATCGGGTACACCTAGGGAACACCAAAGGAACAGTTAGGGAACACTTTGGGTTCAAAGCACGAAAAAACCGGACGAATCACTCCTCGCCCGGTTTGACGTAAACTCTTGCTGAGAAACAGCTTAGAAGTAGCGGCAGAGGGACTCGAACCCCCGACACGCGGATTATGATTCCGCTGCTCTAACCAACTGAGCTATGCCGCCATGGGAACTCTAGACATTAAGATTTCCCGTTAGGTTCGTCAACGGGGGAAACATCTTGTCTGCGGTAAACTTCGTGCGGAAAACACGGATCATTGGTATAGATGGAATAGGTCGACCTAATGGCTCAGTTGGGCTGTCGATTTGGGGGAATTGTTTGATAAGTGACTCGGCATGTTCCCTTCTCGGGGACACACTCGTAATAATGGTATGTTTCCTGCCGCACTTATCACGAAATAAGATCATCTCTTCCCCCATCATCCATGTCATCACGCAAGCAAAAACGCAAGCAATCGCCCGCCGCTTCCAAGACCATTCCTCGCTCGGTACTTCTGGCCGGTGGAAGTTTGATTTTCATTCTCCTGGCGGTCTCTCTGGTCACGGCCGATTGGTATTACGCGATGCCGTCGGACAC
This genomic interval carries:
- a CDS encoding recombinase family protein; the encoded protein is MKKVACYVRVSTVGQNSASQKREITRWLNGNGISPESVVWFSDKESGDSLARPEFEKLRSAIFNGEVGTVIVWKLDRLSRKLRDGINTLCDWCESGLRVVSVTQQLDFSAATGKLVASVLFAVAEMEQETRRERQAAGIFAAKERGVYQGRKPGTTKAKPARAQALREKGLTHEEIATAMGVSRSTVIRYLG